In the Sedimentisphaera cyanobacteriorum genome, ATTTGCAGAGAAAACGCTGAACCCGCTTCAGGCTGCAAAGGCAGACGAACTTTTCCTCGCCGTTACCACGAAAGATATAGTGGGAATAACTGATTTCGACGGCAGGCCGGTCAGCGGGGGAAAAGTAGGCAGGATTACAAAAAGCCTGCAGGAAAGCTTCGCAGAAATTGTAAAGAAAAACGCTCTCAAGCCCTGCTGAGAGCATAATCGGGAATAAAATTTTATGGCCGAAACCGAAAACAAGGATATAAACAAAGAAGATGGGAAGATGAAGTCTATGAGCCTCGGAGATCACCTCGAGGAGCTCAGGCTAAGGCTTTTTCTTGCAATTGCAGGGCTTATTGTCGGCTTTATTATAGCCCTGATATTCGGCAAATTCCTTTTCGGGATCGTCGTCGAACCGTATGCAGATGCGGTAAAACTCACCGGCGGTACGCCGCATATGCAGGCTATCAAGCCGGCAGAAAAATTCCTGATGTACCTGAAAACATCGCTTATCTTCGGCCTTATCTTCACTGCCCCGTGGGTGTTTTACCAAATATGGAAGTTTATCGCCCCCGGGCTTTATAAAAACGAAACGAAATTCGTATATATAGTAACGCCGGCCAGTGCTGCTTTGTTTGTGGGCGGTGCCACATTCTTCCTAACAGTAATAGCTCCCCTTGCACTGAAATTCTTCATAGGATTCGATGTTGGAGTAGATTACGTGGAGACAAACCTCACATTAGACCATTACGTGGATTTTATGCTCGCCCTGACGCTTGCTTTCGGAATAGCTTTTCAGCTTCCGATTGTGATATTCTTTGCAGAAAAGCTCGGGCTTGTAACGGTTGAAAAGCTCAGAAAGGGCAGGAAATTCGTATTCCTCGGGCTGTTTGTAGCAGCTGCCGGGGCAACACCTCCAGACCCTGTTTCGATGCTCTCGCTCGCAGCTCCGCTATACGTGCTCTATGAGGGAACGATCATAGTATGTGCTATGCTCAAACGCGATTCTAAGAAAAAAGAAACTGAATCAGCAGAGAAAGATGAATAATCAGAAAACTCTAATACTCGCTATTGAAACAAGCTGCGATGAGACAGCTGCCGCAGTTCTTCGAGGGGAAAAAAATGTTCTCTCGAGCGTGGTTTCCTCTCAGGCCGATCTGCATAAACATTACGGCGGGGTTGTTCCGGAGATTGCATCGAGAGCCCATATTGAGAGGATATATCCGGTAGTGGACAAGACGGTGCAGGATGCGGGCATTGAGCTTTCCGATCTCGATGCTGTGGCTGTGGCGAACTGTCCCGGGCTTTCGGTAGCGCTGATTGTAGGCGTTACTGCAGCGAAAACCCTCGCCTTTATGCTGGACATACCGCTTATCAGCATAAATCACATACACGCACACCTGCAGTCTGCAATGATAGAGGCGGAGGATATCGCTCTTCCCGCAACTGCTCTTGTGGTTTCAGGCGGGCATACCAGCATCTACAGCTGCAAATCCGCCCTCGAGCTTGAGCTTGCAGGCTCTACGATAGATGATGCAGCAGGCGAGGCGTTTGATAAGGTAGCTCAGATTTTGAACCTCCCATATCCGGGAGGCCCGAGCATTCAGAAAGCAGCGGAAAAAGGAAACCCTAAAGCGATTCAGTTTCCGCGTTCTATGCTGGGAAAGGATTCTCTGGATTTTTCATTCAGCGGGATTAAAACTGCCGTGCTGTACCACTGCAAGGGACAGAATATGAAAGGCAGCTCCCTGGTTAGCGATATGAGCGAGAAGGAAATTGCCGATATCGCTGCCTCGTTCCAGCAGGCGGTCGTGGATGTGCTCGTGAAGAAAACTATGCTCGCAGCAGAAATCCAGAATTCCGGAACTGTTCTGCTCGGAGGAGGCGTAGCTGCGAATAAGATCCTCAGAGAGCAAATGAAACAGAAATGCGAGAAAAGAGGTATCCGCCTGCTCATAGCCCCGATGAAATACTGCACGGATAATGCCGTTATGATCGGCTCGCTGGCATGGCATAAATACAATGCAGGCCTCTTCGCAGGCTTAGACCTTGAAGCTAGCTCCTCCGCATGAATTTATGGCAATTAAAATAGGTTTTCCGCTTAAATTCAAGTAAAAACGTTATACTGGAATACTGGAATGAAGCTTCGGAAAACGCCCCTTCGGACTGTTAATAATCTTTATCTAACTTTAAAATGAAAGCGGGATATGAATTATCGAATTACGGCAGCAGTGTTATTTTTTGCAGCAATGCAGGTTTCTGCGTATCAGGTTTTTCTTCATCTCGGCCATTCCCACTGCGCAAAGGAGCTTATAAACCCCGAAGGCTGGCAGCAGGTTGCGCAGAGAGCGGACGGCGTTTGGGGGTTTGACGCATGGACGCGTACGCTCAGCAAAGACCAGCAGGATAAGGTGCTCTCAAACATCAAAACGCGGGATTTCTATCTCGGCGAGTTCCACTGGGGCAAGGGAAGAAAGAATCACAAAGTACACAGCAAAAAGGGCGCTGCACCTGTTATCGATGCGGGCAGGCGAAACGGATTCAAAGAGCAGTGGTGTATGACCTATGACGAATCTCGATACGGAAGCACCATCTCAAAAGAACAGATCAGAAAATACAGAGAGCTTTACCCTGATTACAAGCTGATCACAAATTTCCGTGTGTTTAAGGAAAAAAGGTTCGCTCAGGAGCTCAAACTGCTAGACGGGATATGCTATGAGTTCTCTGTGCAGAAATACAAACAGAGAAGCGGGCACCACCCCGGGCAAACCAAACTGGAAAATATAGCGGAGGCTGTTGAGTGGGCTGTTGACCACAACAAAAAAATCTTCCTTCTTATCCCGCCCGGAAGGGAAGCGCCCCCTGCAAAAGATCGCAGATATATCAATGCGATTATGCAGTTTGAGAAAGACCTTAAAGATTCACTCCAGCCTGAATACTACAACAGCGATGAGCTGATTTTAGTGCCCGCAGCGTACAACTGCATAGAAAACAAACTCCGAAACGTTCCGGCTGAGAAAAACAGCGAGTATGCTAATACAGGAATGGGAGCGGCTCTTTATTTAATCGATGCTAAGGGCAAAGAACAGCCGGCAAACCCTGCAGACTACTTTAATAATATACGAACCGAGCTGCGAAAAAAATGGCCGGACAACAGAACCGTAAACCTTGTTTTTCACGGACACAGCGTACCCAGCGGATACTTTGACACGCCGAATGTTAGGCCTTTTAAATCCTATCCAAGATTATTCTTCAAAATGCTCAAAGAAAAGTACCCTTATGCGGTGGTGAATGTTATAACCACTTCAATCGGAGGCGAAAAGGCCGTGGAGGGAGTAAAGCGGTTTGAGGGAGATGTGCTTTGCCACAGACCGGATGTTCTGTTCATTGATTATGCCCTTAATGACAGGTCTGCCGGTCTGAAAAAATCCAAGGCCGCCTGGGAAGAAATGATCCGGAAGGCTCTTGCTGAGGATATTAAAGTTATACTTCTCACCCCGACGATAGATATTAAACATACCCCCGGCAAAAGCAGCGAACCGCTTAATCAGCACGCCTCTCAGATACGAGAGCTTGCAGCAGAGTACAATATCGGCCTTGCAGATTTGCTTAAAGCTTTCGACAATGTTCTCGCTGAAGGTGTGAACAACAAGGAGCTGTTATCAAACGGCTATAATCATCCAAATGAAAAAGCGCATCAGATAGCGGCAGAAGAGATAATGGAGTGGTTTTAAGCCCGAGAATATCATTCCCATGCGCTGTTGACAGACCGTTATTTTAAGATTTGCCTCTAATACTGCTGACATTGCTTCTAAAAAGCCCGCTGAAAAATCATCAGCGGGCTTTCTGAATTTATTCTGGTTTTAGCCTAACTAAATCGGTGGATTCAAGCCGAAATTCAATCTTCTCCAGCATCTTCGGCTTCTTCAGCTGCTTCCACTTCAGCTTCAGCTTCCTGCTCTTTTACAATTCTGGCAGTTGATACCACCTGATCGTCTTTGCCGAGCTTAATCAGCCTCACGCCTGCTGTATTTCTGCCGATTTCCCGAACCTCTTCAAGGCCGGTTCTTATGATAATTCCGTTTCTTGTTATCATCATAATATCGTCTTCATCAGCTACAGCCATCACAGCCACAACCTTCCCGTTTCTTTCGGACTGTTTGATATTGATGATGCCAGTGCCGCCGCGGGACTGCAAGCGGTATTCGCTCAGGGCTGTACGTTTGCCGAAGCCGTTTTCGCATATAGTGAGTATTGAGCTTCCGGCTTCGAGAATAATCATCCCTACAACCCTGTCTTCGCCCTTGAGCTTAATGCCCTTAACGCCTCGAGCTGTGCGCCCCATCTGGCGAACATCTTCCTCGCTGAACCTTATGCTCATTCCGCTTCTGGTGGCAAGGAGAATTTCATCGCTGCCGCTTGTAATGGCAACACTTATAAGATCATCGTCTTCATCGAGCTTGATAGCATTAACCCCGTTAGCCCGAACATTTCCGTAAGCTTCAAGGACGGTTTTCTTAACAATACCTTTGCGCGTAGCGAAAATCAGGTTGCGCCGGTCGAACTCGCGGACGTTTATAATAGACATAATCCGTGAATCGCCCAGCTCTAA is a window encoding:
- the tsaD gene encoding tRNA (adenosine(37)-N6)-threonylcarbamoyltransferase complex transferase subunit TsaD, which gives rise to MNNQKTLILAIETSCDETAAAVLRGEKNVLSSVVSSQADLHKHYGGVVPEIASRAHIERIYPVVDKTVQDAGIELSDLDAVAVANCPGLSVALIVGVTAAKTLAFMLDIPLISINHIHAHLQSAMIEAEDIALPATALVVSGGHTSIYSCKSALELELAGSTIDDAAGEAFDKVAQILNLPYPGGPSIQKAAEKGNPKAIQFPRSMLGKDSLDFSFSGIKTAVLYHCKGQNMKGSSLVSDMSEKEIADIAASFQQAVVDVLVKKTMLAAEIQNSGTVLLGGGVAANKILREQMKQKCEKRGIRLLIAPMKYCTDNAVMIGSLAWHKYNAGLFAGLDLEASSSA
- the tatC gene encoding twin-arginine translocase subunit TatC, giving the protein MAETENKDINKEDGKMKSMSLGDHLEELRLRLFLAIAGLIVGFIIALIFGKFLFGIVVEPYADAVKLTGGTPHMQAIKPAEKFLMYLKTSLIFGLIFTAPWVFYQIWKFIAPGLYKNETKFVYIVTPASAALFVGGATFFLTVIAPLALKFFIGFDVGVDYVETNLTLDHYVDFMLALTLAFGIAFQLPIVIFFAEKLGLVTVEKLRKGRKFVFLGLFVAAAGATPPDPVSMLSLAAPLYVLYEGTIIVCAMLKRDSKKKETESAEKDE
- a CDS encoding SGNH/GDSL hydrolase family protein, whose translation is MNYRITAAVLFFAAMQVSAYQVFLHLGHSHCAKELINPEGWQQVAQRADGVWGFDAWTRTLSKDQQDKVLSNIKTRDFYLGEFHWGKGRKNHKVHSKKGAAPVIDAGRRNGFKEQWCMTYDESRYGSTISKEQIRKYRELYPDYKLITNFRVFKEKRFAQELKLLDGICYEFSVQKYKQRSGHHPGQTKLENIAEAVEWAVDHNKKIFLLIPPGREAPPAKDRRYINAIMQFEKDLKDSLQPEYYNSDELILVPAAYNCIENKLRNVPAEKNSEYANTGMGAALYLIDAKGKEQPANPADYFNNIRTELRKKWPDNRTVNLVFHGHSVPSGYFDTPNVRPFKSYPRLFFKMLKEKYPYAVVNVITTSIGGEKAVEGVKRFEGDVLCHRPDVLFIDYALNDRSAGLKKSKAAWEEMIRKALAEDIKVILLTPTIDIKHTPGKSSEPLNQHASQIRELAAEYNIGLADLLKAFDNVLAEGVNNKELLSNGYNHPNEKAHQIAAEEIMEWF